The Ruficoccus amylovorans genome has a segment encoding these proteins:
- a CDS encoding PEP-CTERM sorting domain-containing protein (PEP-CTERM proteins occur, often in large numbers, in the proteomes of bacteria that also encode an exosortase, a predicted intramembrane cysteine proteinase. The presence of a PEP-CTERM domain at a protein's C-terminus predicts cleavage within the sorting domain, followed by covalent anchoring to some some component of the (usually Gram-negative) cell surface. Many PEP-CTERM proteins exhibit an unusual sequence composition that includes large numbers of potential glycosylation sites. Expression of one such protein has been shown restore the ability of a bacterium to form floc, a type of biofilm.) — MKSTRLINRPAFLAGRSIGAAALAVACFALASVASAQTLYIDFGQNTLQMPSPNGSTYWNNIDNTMASSGGGASVGYSTVLVTDDNSNSGITLTVTGLFANENHTGTNSPTTSVDAFNYTNLGLDSLYISGVSASAGFTLTGLDPTKQYVFTMFASRDSAGVRTADYTLTGANTDTVKLDAAQNATNVATTVAITPDGSNTITFEMVQSADNSVNFAYLGGMQITVIPEPATTAGMLGLSVLLIVYLRRRHRRAAA; from the coding sequence ATGAAATCAACCCGACTCATCAACCGTCCGGCCTTCCTGGCTGGCCGTTCCATCGGCGCGGCCGCCCTGGCTGTGGCCTGTTTTGCCCTGGCCTCTGTTGCCTCCGCCCAGACGCTCTACATCGACTTCGGGCAAAACACTCTGCAAATGCCTTCCCCCAACGGCTCAACCTACTGGAACAACATCGACAACACGATGGCCAGTTCCGGCGGAGGTGCTTCCGTGGGGTACTCCACCGTCCTCGTGACTGATGACAACTCCAACTCGGGCATCACGCTGACCGTGACGGGCTTGTTCGCCAACGAGAACCATACGGGCACGAACAGCCCGACAACCAGTGTGGACGCGTTTAATTACACCAACCTCGGACTCGACTCGCTCTATATCTCCGGGGTCAGCGCGTCGGCTGGTTTTACGCTCACCGGTCTGGACCCGACGAAGCAGTACGTCTTCACCATGTTTGCATCACGTGATTCCGCTGGTGTGCGTACCGCCGACTATACGCTGACGGGTGCCAATACAGATACGGTCAAACTGGATGCCGCCCAGAATGCCACCAACGTGGCGACGACGGTTGCGATCACGCCGGACGGCTCGAATACGATTACCTTCGAGATGGTCCAGTCCGCCGACAATTCCGTCAACTTTGCTTACCTGGGCGGTATGCAGATCACGGTGATTCCCGAGCCCGCCACGACTGCCGGTATGCTCGGACTGAGCGTGTTGCTGATCGTGTACCTGCGCCGCCGTCACCGCCGCGCCGCGGCCTGA
- a CDS encoding alpha-1,3-galactosidase-related protein — MKKIILPLTKGDATPRVRECLKKCSRDSVIVLESGEYHFWPDEASEHYCFISNNQHGLRRIAFPLFDQHKLTIEGNGARLIFHGEIIPFFAENCADIVIRNLAVDWVRPFYSQGQVVAADAGGVDVRIDRERYPYRVDNGRIVFVGEGWESPLTEGVFAFDAQTRAPAYLSGDSLGLGFPPAIDVEAVDEHTVRLLASFPVLPSSGDYLVFRHYKRNCPAIALSRSQRVLLEDVTLHHAGAMGVIAQFCEDVILRRCRVTPSGQRVFSVAADASHFVNCRGRIRLEDCLFENQLDDACNVHGINSRIRKVLDARTVLTERVHHEQHGVEIGLPGDRVVFADNTTLLSYADNEIAAVEAVNARFALVRLSRALPLSLVPGHVMDNTSWTADFTARGCTARRNRARSFLISTPGRVVLEDNDIAAPGSAIKISGDANYWFESGAVRDVLIRGNRFGDCCFGAEPWGRSVISIDPEIEECHLGQPRFHRNIRIVDNSFATFDPSLLLARSVDGLTFSGNSIVRTTTYPSVSPDAPPVRLQGCDNVEIANNTLNGTPVEVTADACLPVEAIRS, encoded by the coding sequence ATGAAAAAAATCATACTGCCACTGACCAAGGGCGACGCGACTCCGCGTGTGCGCGAGTGCCTGAAGAAGTGTTCGCGTGACAGCGTGATCGTGCTGGAGTCGGGCGAGTACCATTTCTGGCCCGATGAGGCGTCCGAGCACTATTGCTTTATTTCGAACAACCAGCACGGGCTCAGGCGAATCGCCTTCCCGCTCTTCGACCAGCACAAGCTCACGATCGAGGGCAACGGAGCGCGACTGATCTTCCACGGGGAAATCATCCCGTTTTTCGCGGAGAACTGCGCGGATATTGTGATCCGGAATCTGGCGGTTGACTGGGTGCGGCCTTTCTATTCGCAGGGGCAGGTGGTCGCGGCGGATGCCGGTGGCGTGGATGTTCGGATCGACCGTGAGCGCTACCCGTACCGGGTCGATAACGGCAGGATTGTTTTTGTCGGGGAAGGGTGGGAGAGCCCGCTGACCGAGGGCGTGTTTGCCTTTGACGCCCAGACCCGCGCTCCGGCCTACCTGAGCGGAGATTCCCTCGGGCTCGGGTTCCCGCCTGCCATTGATGTCGAGGCGGTGGACGAGCACACGGTGCGTCTGTTGGCGTCCTTTCCGGTTTTGCCATCGTCGGGCGATTATCTCGTCTTCCGTCACTATAAACGCAACTGCCCCGCGATCGCGCTCTCGCGCAGCCAGCGGGTTCTGCTGGAGGACGTGACCCTGCACCATGCCGGGGCCATGGGCGTGATCGCGCAGTTCTGCGAGGATGTTATCCTGCGCCGATGCCGCGTGACTCCCTCGGGGCAGCGCGTGTTTTCCGTGGCTGCCGACGCCTCGCACTTCGTGAATTGCCGGGGCCGGATACGGCTGGAGGACTGCCTTTTCGAGAACCAGTTGGACGACGCGTGCAACGTCCACGGGATCAACAGCCGCATCCGGAAAGTCCTGGATGCTCGCACCGTGCTGACGGAGCGCGTGCACCACGAGCAGCACGGAGTCGAGATCGGTCTGCCCGGCGACCGCGTGGTCTTCGCGGATAACACCACCTTGCTGTCCTACGCGGACAACGAAATCGCGGCGGTCGAGGCGGTCAACGCCCGCTTCGCGCTCGTGCGCCTCTCCCGTGCCCTGCCGCTGAGCCTGGTTCCCGGCCACGTGATGGACAACACGAGCTGGACGGCGGACTTTACCGCCCGGGGATGCACGGCCCGCCGGAACCGTGCGCGGAGCTTTCTCATCTCCACGCCGGGCCGGGTGGTGCTTGAGGACAACGACATCGCTGCGCCCGGCTCCGCGATCAAGATCAGCGGCGATGCCAACTACTGGTTCGAGTCCGGCGCGGTGCGTGATGTGCTCATCCGCGGGAACCGTTTCGGCGACTGCTGCTTCGGGGCCGAGCCCTGGGGCCGCAGCGTGATCAGTATCGACCCGGAAATCGAGGAATGCCATCTGGGGCAGCCGCGCTTTCATCGCAACATCCGTATCGTGGACAACTCCTTCGCCACCTTTGACCCCTCGCTGTTGCTGGCGCGTTCGGTGGACGGGCTCACCTTCAGCGGGAACAGCATCGTCCGCACGACGACCTATCCAAGCGTCTCGCCCGATGCGCCGCCGGTACGCCTGCAAGGCTGCGACAACGTCGAGATCGCCAACAACACCCTCAATGGAACCCCGGTTGAAGTGACCGCCGACGCTTGCCTGCCCGTGGAAGCCATCCGCTCATGA
- a CDS encoding right-handed parallel beta-helix repeat-containing protein — translation MQSASNWRPAGALQWPTLRKAGTGILALVAVAVGLPRASAVDAAEPAPAVRSAQPESLPDFIYCRLEAGEKTIRIPAGEYRVVPDNGTHLRLENLHGVTLDGTGVTFICTETTRAILAENCTDLKLKGFTIDYDPLPFTQGTIVEISPDRKSHTVEIQAGFPPAESATTFKHSIYTPEGELRYGEYHNLQLEVLPGNRLRIFDLHPNKDGGEQLGDTVVISSEHLTGRYDPHAVHLDGCTGTVIEDVTLYASPCFGFYEERSSGSVYRRCVIDRKPGRLHSLNADAFHSKFARVGPQILSCSAGWMGDDAVNICGSYHVVTGVEGDRVRVLAKRSLDIEVGDTVQLLDRDGRRLPEATVLAIESDGTRTDADTRGLEELNILPPVRELLKRSYLITLDVAPEMAFGGVIGSSSRMGNGFTIRDCTFGHNRSRGILVKASDGEISGNRLTDSRMQAIKVAPEYIWLESGYSEDLIIRDNIIERPGAQAILIGAFGPWPIHRAIDIINNTIVSDVFPCIEIQGLDDGIVEGNSFHRLDGSPVDNPVWTH, via the coding sequence ATGCAATCCGCCAGCAACTGGAGGCCCGCCGGGGCGCTTCAATGGCCGACGCTTCGTAAGGCCGGTACCGGGATACTGGCGCTCGTCGCGGTGGCCGTCGGGCTGCCGCGGGCGTCCGCCGTGGATGCGGCGGAGCCTGCGCCTGCCGTTCGATCCGCCCAACCTGAGTCGCTGCCGGACTTCATCTACTGTCGGCTGGAGGCGGGGGAGAAGACAATTCGCATCCCGGCGGGCGAGTACCGCGTCGTGCCTGATAACGGCACGCACCTGCGGCTGGAGAACCTGCACGGCGTCACTCTGGACGGGACGGGTGTCACCTTTATCTGTACCGAGACGACACGCGCCATCCTGGCCGAGAACTGCACCGACCTCAAGCTCAAGGGCTTCACCATCGATTACGATCCGTTGCCCTTCACGCAGGGGACGATTGTGGAGATTTCCCCGGATAGGAAGAGCCACACGGTTGAGATTCAGGCGGGCTTCCCTCCGGCGGAGAGCGCGACGACTTTCAAGCACAGCATCTACACCCCCGAGGGTGAACTGCGCTACGGCGAATACCACAACCTGCAACTGGAAGTCCTGCCCGGCAACCGGCTGCGTATTTTTGACCTGCACCCGAACAAGGACGGGGGCGAACAGCTTGGCGACACGGTGGTCATTTCCAGCGAGCACCTGACCGGGCGCTACGACCCGCACGCGGTTCACCTCGATGGCTGTACCGGAACGGTGATCGAGGACGTCACGCTCTACGCCTCGCCGTGCTTCGGCTTTTACGAGGAGCGCAGCAGCGGGTCGGTTTACCGCCGCTGTGTGATCGACCGCAAACCGGGCCGACTGCACTCGCTCAACGCCGACGCCTTTCACAGTAAGTTCGCCCGCGTGGGACCGCAGATCCTGTCGTGCTCGGCGGGCTGGATGGGCGACGACGCGGTGAACATCTGCGGCAGCTACCACGTCGTCACCGGGGTAGAGGGAGACCGGGTGCGGGTGCTGGCCAAGCGCAGTCTCGACATCGAGGTCGGCGACACCGTGCAACTGCTCGACCGCGACGGCCGTCGTCTGCCCGAAGCGACCGTGCTTGCTATCGAGTCGGACGGCACGCGGACCGATGCTGACACGCGCGGCCTTGAGGAACTCAATATCCTGCCCCCGGTTCGCGAGCTCCTGAAAAGGTCCTACCTCATCACGCTCGATGTGGCTCCCGAGATGGCCTTCGGTGGCGTGATCGGCTCATCCAGCCGCATGGGGAATGGCTTTACCATCCGCGACTGCACCTTCGGGCACAACCGTTCGCGGGGCATTCTGGTCAAGGCCAGCGATGGGGAGATCAGCGGCAACCGGCTCACCGACAGTCGCATGCAGGCGATCAAGGTAGCCCCGGAATACATCTGGCTGGAGTCCGGATACAGCGAGGACCTGATTATCCGCGACAATATCATCGAGCGCCCCGGCGCCCAGGCGATTCTCATCGGTGCGTTCGGTCCGTGGCCGATTCACCGCGCGATCGACATTATTAACAACACCATCGTTTCCGACGTTTTCCCCTGCATCGAGATTCAGGGACTCGACGACGGCATCGTGGAGGGTAACTCCTTCCATCGGCTCGACGGATCACCCGTCGATAACCCTGTGTGGACACACTAG
- a CDS encoding MFS transporter: MNALSHHTTAARDRVPMPRKLAYGTGMIGYALLIQGYMQFYNPVFNDTLGLSPVMIGWVIAITRLWDAVTDPFMGSISDNTRSKWGRRRPWIALGAVLCGLSFVLIWWFPEGRSENFYFGWLLVTSLIFYVAFTIYSVPYIALGMELSPDYHERGSIMAIRTVLQQGGFFIISSLYWLTSMDCFDDRAEGMKWNSLWVGALIVVVILIPAFFSREQQTSNTAAANGVQKKIPLWRSMKETLSCWPFLLLSLITIVSLLGLMMVGSLGYYVTIYHMFDGDKGQTSGSLMTLVNYTIPVSTVVAVPLLQRLSVRLGKRKTMIAAFAVALVGTLLKWPCYTPVNPYLSIIPSVLLGVGSAAAYVFVNAMIPDAVDEDELRTGERREGMFSAVYSWMFKIGAAVALLLAGYVLSGTGFDAALEGPQPADTIFWMRVCFTGIPAIALAATIVLAYLYPITEEKAYAIRQQLEARRGASMADAS; the protein is encoded by the coding sequence ATGAACGCACTTTCCCACCATACGACAGCGGCCCGTGACCGCGTACCCATGCCGCGGAAGCTCGCCTACGGCACGGGCATGATCGGCTACGCGCTGCTGATCCAGGGCTATATGCAGTTTTACAACCCGGTCTTTAACGACACGCTCGGGCTCAGCCCGGTCATGATCGGGTGGGTGATCGCCATTACGCGCCTGTGGGATGCGGTGACGGACCCGTTTATGGGGAGCATTAGCGACAACACGCGCTCGAAGTGGGGTCGCCGCCGCCCGTGGATTGCCCTGGGGGCGGTGTTGTGCGGGCTGAGTTTCGTGCTGATCTGGTGGTTCCCGGAGGGGCGCAGTGAAAACTTTTACTTCGGGTGGCTGCTGGTGACTTCGCTCATTTTCTACGTGGCCTTTACGATCTATTCCGTGCCCTACATCGCGCTGGGGATGGAATTGTCACCAGACTACCACGAGCGCGGCAGCATCATGGCGATTCGCACCGTCTTGCAGCAAGGGGGCTTTTTCATCATCTCAAGCCTCTATTGGCTGACGAGTATGGACTGTTTCGACGACCGCGCCGAGGGCATGAAATGGAACAGCCTGTGGGTCGGCGCGTTGATCGTGGTGGTCATTCTGATCCCGGCGTTTTTCTCGCGCGAGCAGCAGACGTCCAACACGGCGGCTGCCAACGGGGTTCAGAAGAAAATCCCGCTGTGGCGCAGTATGAAAGAGACGCTTTCTTGCTGGCCTTTTCTACTGCTCTCGCTTATTACTATCGTGAGCCTGCTCGGGTTGATGATGGTCGGCTCGCTGGGCTACTACGTGACGATTTACCACATGTTCGATGGCGACAAGGGGCAGACTTCCGGCAGCCTGATGACACTTGTCAATTACACCATTCCGGTCTCGACGGTGGTGGCGGTGCCGCTGCTGCAACGCCTGTCCGTACGCCTGGGCAAGCGCAAGACAATGATCGCTGCCTTCGCGGTCGCGCTGGTGGGCACGCTGCTTAAGTGGCCCTGCTACACCCCGGTCAATCCCTACTTGTCGATCATTCCCTCCGTCCTGCTCGGGGTCGGCAGCGCGGCGGCCTATGTGTTCGTCAACGCGATGATCCCCGACGCGGTGGACGAGGACGAGCTCAGGACCGGCGAGCGCCGCGAGGGCATGTTCAGCGCGGTCTATAGCTGGATGTTCAAGATCGGCGCGGCGGTGGCCCTGCTGCTGGCCGGTTACGTGCTCTCGGGCACGGGCTTCGATGCCGCGCTGGAAGGCCCGCAGCCTGCCGATACGATTTTCTGGATGAGGGTCTGCTTCACCGGCATTCCCGCCATCGCCCTGGCCGCCACCATCGTGTTGGCCTACCTTTACCCCATAACCGAGGAAAAAGCTTATGCAATCCGCCAGCAACTGGAGGCCCGCCGGGGCGCTTCAATGGCCGACGCTTCGTAA
- a CDS encoding sulfatase-like hydrolase/transferase produces MKFPHKTLPWLFSLVGLASLSAADRPNVIVLLLDDVGKGWIPPYADHLSADDIEPEIYARYVQVHGHQGAVDKQKHIEAAQACMPTLSRLASEGTVFNQAYATAALCSPSRAGLLTGSFQQDWGAYWNKDVDDFGIPPERTVIAEPLARAGYRTGVVGKWHVAPHDPAYIEKIWVEDLGQELPVARYYNGLWPEIDKRLRDTAWRSSSQPGFHPLDRGFDYYYGYNSHDDVDYGSATLWENHELVPKRPEGEFLTDLFNEKACAFIRDSLQAGDPFFLYYAPKTLHGPISAPPGHYTEQFSSGNQFTDEYAGHLLALDHGIEMMLAVLAEYGQLDNTLFIFTADNGCTLYYVPPYNAPNRGGKGTGWNGGLNVPLIVWQPGLTTGGESDELVSLADLMPTVLDAAGADIPGDIDGRTLLPYLRGQAARGPRESLGSSGIHSSRWSYSYEADGENNKQDATEAPLYAWLIDGDYQLMLVAPIKPGLYQKLPDGYAAQTLLYDIKSDPRQLQNLAEEHPDRVQAMSAGIHQWLSARQEPLTSQQADYEAMLKRTGTDTPK; encoded by the coding sequence GTGAAATTTCCCCACAAAACACTGCCCTGGCTGTTCTCGCTCGTTGGATTGGCGAGCCTGTCGGCGGCGGACCGGCCGAACGTTATCGTGCTCCTGCTCGACGACGTGGGCAAGGGCTGGATACCGCCTTATGCCGACCATCTGAGCGCGGACGATATCGAGCCGGAAATCTACGCCCGCTACGTGCAGGTGCACGGCCATCAGGGGGCGGTGGACAAGCAAAAGCACATCGAGGCCGCGCAGGCGTGCATGCCGACGCTGTCTCGCCTGGCCAGTGAGGGGACGGTATTTAACCAGGCTTACGCCACCGCCGCCTTGTGCTCGCCGAGCCGGGCCGGACTGCTCACCGGAAGCTTTCAGCAGGACTGGGGCGCCTACTGGAACAAGGATGTGGACGACTTCGGGATCCCGCCTGAGCGTACCGTGATCGCCGAGCCGCTGGCTCGGGCCGGTTACCGCACCGGCGTGGTCGGCAAGTGGCACGTGGCTCCGCACGACCCGGCTTATATTGAAAAAATCTGGGTCGAGGATCTCGGCCAGGAACTCCCGGTGGCCAGGTATTACAACGGTTTGTGGCCGGAAATTGACAAGCGTCTGCGCGACACCGCCTGGCGCTCGTCCTCGCAGCCGGGGTTTCATCCGTTGGACCGTGGGTTCGACTACTACTACGGCTACAACAGCCACGACGATGTGGACTACGGATCGGCCACGCTGTGGGAAAACCACGAACTCGTGCCGAAGCGCCCGGAGGGTGAGTTTTTGACCGATCTGTTCAACGAAAAAGCCTGCGCCTTTATCCGCGACTCGCTTCAGGCCGGTGACCCGTTTTTCCTCTACTACGCGCCGAAAACCCTTCATGGCCCGATCAGCGCGCCGCCCGGCCACTACACCGAACAATTCTCCAGCGGCAACCAGTTCACCGACGAATATGCCGGGCATCTGCTCGCGCTCGACCACGGGATCGAGATGATGCTGGCTGTGCTGGCCGAGTACGGACAGCTCGACAACACGCTGTTCATCTTCACCGCCGACAACGGATGCACGCTGTACTACGTGCCGCCCTACAACGCCCCAAACCGGGGCGGAAAAGGCACCGGCTGGAACGGCGGCCTGAACGTGCCCTTAATCGTCTGGCAGCCCGGTCTTACCACCGGCGGCGAAAGCGACGAACTGGTTAGTCTGGCCGACCTCATGCCCACCGTGTTGGACGCCGCGGGGGCGGACATCCCCGGCGATATCGACGGGCGCACCCTCTTGCCCTATCTGCGGGGGCAGGCCGCACGCGGTCCCCGCGAGTCACTGGGCTCCTCCGGCATCCACTCCTCGCGCTGGTCCTACTCCTATGAGGCCGACGGCGAGAACAACAAGCAGGACGCCACCGAGGCTCCGCTCTATGCCTGGCTGATCGACGGGGACTACCAACTCATGCTCGTCGCGCCGATCAAGCCCGGACTTTACCAGAAACTACCCGACGGCTATGCCGCCCAGACTCTGCTCTACGACATCAAGTCTGACCCGCGTCAGCTTCAGAACCTGGCCGAGGAGCACCCCGACCGGGTCCAGGCCATGAGCGCGGGCATCCACCAGTGGCTTTCCGCCCGGCAAGAACCCCTCACCAGCCAGCAAGCCGATTACGAGGCTATGCTCAAGCGCACCGGAACCGACACCCCCAAGTGA
- a CDS encoding LacI family DNA-binding transcriptional regulator yields the protein MSSQPRPTVSEIARQSGFSKATVSLALRGHPKISASTRNQISTLAEQLGYRPDPQRSKLMASISSPQIKGASLGFIRSGLTLEWDPLEKFFYDELRHHSDVNGYNLEPFWLFNPRSTPEKVNATMWNRGIEGLIIPMIHPDQYQQKQRTLPILWEKFCVVEIADTLHQPKLNGIRHNHFGGMLRTLSELEALRYKRIGLYMMSDLQLRTHHRWTAAYLLWKTMRGLTDDLPMLFPETLDGAQLADWVKRYRVDVVVSPGIEVLAALREHGLRVPQDVGFATLHQWGEGSEEVTGINQNMSAQAKIAIDMLISQIYRQALGVPELPIIATDPGYWHAGSTTRRPRRGHQVNDLDSERLTTLSCSEPSPSA from the coding sequence ATGAGTTCACAGCCCCGCCCTACGGTCAGCGAAATCGCCCGCCAGTCCGGCTTCTCCAAAGCCACGGTCTCGCTCGCGCTACGCGGTCACCCGAAGATCTCCGCCAGCACACGCAACCAGATATCGACCCTGGCCGAACAACTCGGCTACCGCCCGGACCCGCAGCGCTCCAAGCTCATGGCCTCGATCAGCTCCCCACAGATCAAGGGGGCCTCGCTGGGCTTCATCCGCAGCGGCCTCACCCTCGAATGGGACCCGCTCGAAAAGTTCTTCTACGACGAACTCCGGCACCACTCCGACGTTAACGGCTACAACCTTGAGCCGTTCTGGCTTTTCAACCCGCGCAGCACCCCGGAAAAGGTCAACGCCACCATGTGGAACCGCGGTATCGAGGGACTCATCATCCCCATGATCCACCCCGACCAGTATCAACAAAAACAGCGCACGCTTCCAATCCTGTGGGAAAAATTCTGCGTCGTGGAAATCGCCGACACGCTGCACCAGCCCAAGCTCAACGGCATTCGCCACAATCACTTCGGCGGCATGCTGCGGACATTGAGCGAACTGGAGGCGCTGCGCTACAAACGCATCGGCCTGTACATGATGTCGGATCTCCAACTGCGCACCCACCACCGCTGGACCGCCGCCTACCTGCTCTGGAAAACCATGCGCGGGCTGACCGACGACTTGCCCATGCTCTTTCCCGAGACCCTGGACGGAGCCCAACTGGCCGACTGGGTGAAACGCTACCGTGTCGACGTCGTTGTCAGCCCCGGGATCGAAGTGCTCGCAGCCCTGCGCGAGCACGGGCTGCGGGTGCCGCAGGACGTTGGCTTCGCCACCCTGCACCAGTGGGGCGAAGGCTCGGAAGAAGTCACTGGTATCAACCAGAACATGTCCGCTCAGGCCAAGATCGCCATCGACATGCTGATCAGCCAGATCTACCGCCAGGCCCTGGGCGTGCCGGAGCTCCCGATCATCGCCACGGACCCCGGCTACTGGCATGCGGGCTCAACCACGCGCCGCCCCCGGCGCGGACACCAAGTCAACGACCTCGACAGTGAGCGACTGACCACCTTGTCTTGCTCCGAACCATCTCCCTCGGCCTGA
- a CDS encoding type II secretion system protein — protein sequence MKLPLSPTRRLNAYRGFSLIELLSVIAVIGLLAAIIVPAVNRVRDRAAMAHSAGNLRQLGTAALLYASDHQGDYPQGGWPAKWHDQVYDYVDNKTEVFSDAANQHEYNSWVNFSDGETLPFDYGYNSHVNTLPECQLATWPYLTGPANVYADVDKESLPLIYTIARQNNFVYWCFDLEPGSGNDQAYDPRFDGQGHVLWLDGHLTSPTYEELMASVAARGGSVNFVTGKRQ from the coding sequence ATGAAACTGCCCCTTTCCCCCACAAGACGCCTGAACGCCTACCGTGGCTTTTCCCTGATCGAGCTGCTCTCGGTCATCGCTGTGATCGGGCTGTTGGCGGCGATTATCGTTCCGGCTGTCAACCGCGTGCGCGACCGCGCCGCTATGGCTCACTCGGCCGGGAACCTGCGTCAGCTCGGGACAGCGGCCCTGCTCTACGCCAGCGACCACCAGGGCGATTACCCGCAAGGGGGCTGGCCCGCCAAGTGGCACGATCAGGTCTATGACTATGTGGACAACAAGACGGAGGTTTTCTCCGATGCCGCGAATCAGCACGAGTACAACAGTTGGGTGAACTTCTCCGATGGCGAGACGCTGCCCTTCGACTACGGCTACAACTCGCATGTCAACACGCTGCCGGAATGCCAGTTGGCGACCTGGCCCTACCTGACCGGCCCGGCCAACGTCTATGCCGATGTCGATAAGGAGAGCCTGCCACTGATCTACACCATCGCCCGGCAGAACAATTTCGTGTACTGGTGCTTCGACCTGGAGCCGGGCAGCGGTAACGACCAGGCATACGATCCGCGCTTCGACGGGCAGGGGCATGTTTTGTGGCTCGACGGGCATCTCACCTCGCCGACCTACGAAGAGCTGATGGCCAGTGTTGCCGCCCGGGGCGGCAGCGTGAATTTCGTCACGGGCAAACGCCAATAA